One stretch of Rickettsiales bacterium DNA includes these proteins:
- the thiL gene encoding thiamine-phosphate kinase, producing the protein MKEFELISKYFKPLAKGFSGALSLEDDIAIIPKDKNFDYIITSDGMAEGVHFPENSMAEIIASRLLVSNLSDIASSGGIPKYYSITGSIKKGLDEKWFKGFSSKLAELNKEYNIHLLGGDTIKTNEQLFFSITMIGEVEAGKALLRSTALEGDDIYVSGNIGDAYIGLQILKGEIEKFSYQDKNYFINRYLYPTARIELARNLIGIATACTDISDGLIRDLENICIASKVNAEINKEDIPVAIKDELFFEQISGGDDYELIFTARQKDRNKIKNLAKKLNIKISKIGKITKEKLGKESDKVKISHKGKPIKYTQKGFEHEV; encoded by the coding sequence ATGAAAGAATTTGAATTAATATCTAAATATTTCAAGCCCTTGGCGAAGGGTTTTAGCGGTGCTTTATCTTTGGAAGATGATATTGCAATTATCCCTAAGGATAAAAACTTTGATTATATCATCACCAGCGATGGAATGGCGGAAGGGGTTCATTTTCCTGAAAACTCAATGGCGGAAATTATTGCTTCTCGCCTGCTTGTTAGCAATCTTTCAGATATTGCTTCAAGTGGCGGAATACCAAAATATTATAGCATAACTGGTTCTATCAAAAAAGGGCTTGATGAGAAATGGTTTAAGGGTTTTTCCTCAAAGCTCGCAGAACTCAACAAAGAGTATAATATCCACTTGCTTGGTGGGGATACGATAAAAACTAATGAGCAGTTATTTTTCTCGATCACAATGATTGGTGAGGTTGAGGCTGGCAAAGCATTGCTTCGCTCAACCGCACTTGAGGGTGATGATATCTATGTTTCTGGCAATATTGGTGATGCTTATATTGGGCTTCAAATATTAAAGGGAGAGATTGAAAAATTTTCATATCAGGATAAAAATTATTTTATAAATCGTTATTTATATCCTACTGCCCGAATTGAGCTCGCGAGGAATTTAATTGGCATCGCAACTGCCTGCACTGATATTTCAGATGGCTTAATTAGAGATTTGGAAAATATTTGTATTGCCTCAAAAGTTAATGCAGAAATTAATAAAGAAGATATTCCAGTTGCGATAAAAGATGAATTATTCTTTGAACAAATTTCCGGCGGTGATGATTATGAGCTGATATTTACTGCAAGGCAAAAAGATAGGAATAAAATTAAAAATTTAGCCAAAAAACTTAATATTAAAATTTCAAAAATTGGGAAAATTACCAAAGAAAAATTAGGCAAAGAATCTGATAAAGTTAAAATATCTCACAAAGGAAAACCTATAAAATACACCCAAAAAGGCTTTGAACATGAGGTTTGA
- a CDS encoding YbaB/EbfC family nucleoid-associated protein: MNINQLMKQAQNMQKKLMEAQSQVEEMEVSGASGGGMVKITINGKGHAKSIEIAPELINPSEKDILEDLIIAAINDANSKKEDEASKRMADLTGGLQLPPGFKMPF; encoded by the coding sequence ATGAATATAAATCAATTAATGAAGCAAGCACAGAATATGCAGAAAAAGCTTATGGAAGCTCAATCGCAAGTGGAAGAGATGGAAGTAAGCGGTGCTTCAGGTGGCGGTATGGTGAAAATTACTATTAACGGCAAAGGCCACGCAAAATCTATTGAAATTGCACCAGAGCTTATAAACCCTAGTGAGAAAGATATTCTTGAAGATTTAATAATTGCTGCAATTAATGATGCAAATTCTAAAAAAGAAGATGAGGCCTCAAAAAGAATGGCTGATTTAACTGGCGGCTTACAACTTCCACCCGGCTTCAAAATGCCATTTTAG
- the ahcY gene encoding adenosylhomocysteinase has product MQNKIVKIAEKNDYKVKDITLADEGRRLIDLAETEMPGLMALRKEYKNKKPLSGANIIGCLHMTVETAVLIETLTELGANVRWSSCNIFSTNDYAAAAIAKAGIPVFAWKGETEEEFNWCIEQTIIADGWQPNMILDDGSDATDMVIKKFPEIAKNIRGVSEETTTGVKRLRELEMEGRLQFPAINVNDSVTKSKFDNLYGCRESLLDGIKRATDVMIAGKIGVVAGYGDVGKGSAFALRSQGATVLVTEIDPICALQASMEGFRVVTMEEAASIGDIFVTATGNKDIITYKHMEKMKDRAIVCNIGHFDNEIDVASTKNLKWRNIKPQVDEITFPSGNRIILLAEGRLVNLGCATGHPAFVMSCSFTNQVVAQIELWQHHKKYENKVYVLPKHLDEMVAKLHLDKIGVKLTTLTASQAEYIGVDIAGPFKPDTYRY; this is encoded by the coding sequence ATGCAAAATAAAATTGTGAAAATAGCCGAGAAAAATGATTATAAAGTTAAAGATATAACTCTTGCTGATGAAGGCAGAAGGCTGATTGATTTGGCAGAAACTGAAATGCCCGGCTTAATGGCACTTCGTAAAGAATATAAAAATAAAAAACCTTTAAGTGGTGCAAATATTATCGGTTGTCTTCACATGACTGTAGAAACAGCAGTTTTAATTGAAACCCTTACAGAGCTTGGTGCTAATGTTCGTTGGAGTTCTTGCAATATTTTCTCAACCAATGATTACGCAGCAGCTGCAATTGCTAAAGCAGGTATTCCAGTTTTTGCTTGGAAGGGAGAAACTGAAGAAGAATTCAACTGGTGTATTGAGCAAACCATAATTGCCGATGGCTGGCAGCCTAATATGATTCTTGATGATGGCAGCGATGCAACTGATATGGTGATTAAAAAATTCCCTGAAATTGCGAAAAATATTCGTGGGGTTTCGGAAGAAACCACAACAGGCGTTAAAAGATTAAGAGAGCTTGAGATGGAAGGCAGGCTTCAATTTCCAGCTATCAATGTGAATGATTCAGTTACAAAATCTAAATTTGATAATCTTTATGGTTGTCGTGAAAGCTTGCTTGATGGCATTAAGCGTGCAACTGATGTGATGATTGCTGGCAAAATCGGTGTGGTTGCTGGTTATGGTGATGTTGGTAAAGGCTCAGCTTTTGCATTAAGAAGCCAAGGTGCAACGGTTTTAGTTACTGAGATTGATCCAATCTGTGCATTACAAGCCTCAATGGAGGGTTTTAGAGTGGTAACTATGGAAGAAGCGGCGTCTATAGGAGATATTTTCGTTACCGCGACAGGCAATAAGGATATTATTACTTACAAACATATGGAAAAAATGAAGGATAGAGCCATTGTTTGCAATATAGGGCATTTTGATAATGAAATTGATGTTGCTAGCACCAAAAACTTAAAATGGCGTAATATCAAGCCTCAAGTTGATGAAATAACTTTCCCTAGTGGCAATAGAATTATTTTACTTGCAGAAGGAAGATTGGTAAATCTTGGCTGTGCCACTGGCCACCCTGCTTTTGTAATGAGTTGTAGCTTCACAAACCAAGTGGTTGCCCAAATTGAACTTTGGCAGCATCATAAAAAATATGAGAATAAAGTTTATGTTCTTCCAAAACATCTTGATGAAATGGTAGCAAAACTTCACTTAGATAAAATCGGGGTGAAACTTACAACTTTAACCGCCTCACAAGCAGAATACATAGGTGTTGATATTGCTGGGCCTTTCAAGCCAGATACTTATAGATATTAG
- the metC gene encoding cystathionine beta-lyase → MKIETKLVQKGRNSLKHFGTINPPILFSSTLLFPTMEAYEKAERGEGFYEDLFDAKTTDPAYGIAGNQTNFALQEVIKELENGYATLLTSSGLSSITLCLTSFLKNGDHLLLTDSAYGPNRRFCNKVLSGFGVETSFYIPNNVEDLLSKVKPNTKVIFIEAPGSYTFEIIDFEPIIKFAKENNIITIIDNSWATPFYFKPLEIGFDVSIHAITKYINGHSDVLMGAITAGSEQVFSKIATNYKNFGASVSPRDCYEALRGIRSLSARLLYQQNSLEKILDFLSKQKCISEILAPSYPKFSEHKNWKKYFSGATPLFSIVLDKNYSTSQIANMIDNYEIFGIGASWGGFESLVRRVIFDGIRTQTKDKYQNSVIRYYIGLENPDDIIADLAEGFDRLR, encoded by the coding sequence ATGAAAATAGAAACTAAATTAGTTCAAAAGGGCAGAAATTCCTTGAAGCATTTTGGAACAATAAATCCACCGATTTTATTTTCCTCAACCTTGCTTTTTCCAACTATGGAAGCCTACGAAAAAGCTGAAAGGGGCGAGGGTTTTTATGAGGATTTATTTGATGCAAAAACCACTGATCCAGCTTATGGCATTGCAGGAAATCAAACAAATTTTGCCCTGCAAGAAGTTATAAAAGAGCTTGAAAATGGTTACGCAACTTTGCTAACTTCATCTGGGCTTTCTTCTATAACCCTCTGTTTAACTAGCTTTTTGAAGAATGGTGACCATTTACTTTTAACTGATTCAGCTTACGGACCAAATAGAAGATTTTGTAATAAAGTTTTAAGCGGTTTCGGGGTTGAAACTAGTTTTTATATCCCAAATAATGTTGAAGATTTGCTTTCAAAAGTAAAGCCAAATACTAAGGTTATTTTCATTGAAGCCCCCGGTTCTTATACCTTTGAAATCATTGATTTTGAGCCGATTATAAAATTCGCTAAAGAAAATAATATCATCACTATTATTGATAATTCTTGGGCAACACCTTTTTATTTTAAGCCACTTGAAATTGGCTTTGATGTCTCAATTCACGCTATAACTAAATACATCAATGGACATTCAGATGTTTTAATGGGTGCAATTACCGCTGGCTCCGAGCAAGTTTTTAGCAAGATTGCGACTAACTACAAAAATTTTGGTGCATCAGTTAGCCCAAGAGATTGCTATGAAGCTCTAAGGGGTATTAGAAGCCTCTCTGCAAGGCTTTTATATCAGCAAAACAGCCTTGAGAAAATTTTGGATTTTCTTTCAAAACAAAAATGCATTTCTGAAATTTTAGCACCTTCTTATCCAAAATTTTCTGAACATAAAAACTGGAAGAAATATTTTAGCGGTGCAACGCCATTATTTTCAATCGTGCTTGATAAAAATTATAGCACTTCTCAAATTGCTAATATGATAGATAATTATGAAATATTCGGCATCGGTGCTTCTTGGGGTGGCTTTGAAAGCCTTGTTAGAAGGGTTATTTTTGATGGTATTAGAACTCAAACCAAAGATAAATATCAAAATTCAGTTATAAGATATTATATCGGCCTTGAAAACCCAGACGATATTATTGCTGACCTTGCGGAAGGTTTTGATAGGCTTAGATAG
- the dnaX gene encoding DNA polymerase III subunit gamma/tau has translation MSKYQVLARKYRPKKLSELIGQDALVQTISNAISQNRLPHAFVLTGIRGVGKTSTARIIARSLLCTGVDDKNELPTTEPCGVCANCQSISNDNHIDVIEVDAASRTGVDDIREIIDQVSYAPVMGRYKIYIIDEVHMLSKSAFNALLKTLEEPPSHVKFIFATTEVRKIPVTILSRCMRFDLPRVKGETLINHFSRVVEAENAKVDIDAIRVIADASEGSVRDGLSLLDQAIVTNNGEEVTAKKVRQMLGLSDKDNIFSLVENLLEGNFEASLELSQKIYDEGADANVIIKDMLEVTHKLMMYKASPALLNPKLISEVEITKAKQILQKNSLPKLGRMWQVINKAIEESNYCPSPLMALEMSVVRCCYTAKLPTPEEIISGKASINFATKEEIITPTEAVQEQEEENLFAQKKSLLNS, from the coding sequence ATGTCAAAATATCAAGTTTTAGCGAGGAAATATCGCCCTAAAAAACTCTCCGAGCTTATCGGGCAAGATGCCCTTGTGCAAACAATTTCCAATGCAATTTCTCAGAATAGATTGCCGCATGCTTTTGTTCTAACTGGTATTCGTGGCGTAGGTAAAACTTCAACCGCCCGAATTATCGCAAGATCTCTACTTTGCACAGGTGTTGATGATAAAAATGAACTTCCAACCACTGAGCCTTGTGGGGTTTGTGCAAATTGTCAATCTATCTCAAATGATAATCACATCGATGTTATTGAAGTTGATGCCGCCAGCCGAACTGGAGTTGATGATATTCGTGAAATTATTGATCAAGTTTCCTACGCACCAGTAATGGGTAGATATAAAATTTACATCATCGATGAAGTTCACATGCTTTCAAAAAGTGCTTTCAACGCACTTCTCAAAACGCTTGAAGAACCGCCTTCGCATGTAAAATTTATCTTCGCAACTACTGAGGTAAGGAAAATTCCAGTTACAATTCTCTCTCGTTGTATGCGTTTTGATTTGCCGAGAGTTAAGGGCGAAACACTGATAAATCACTTCTCTAGAGTGGTTGAAGCTGAAAATGCCAAAGTTGATATTGATGCAATTAGAGTTATTGCTGATGCCTCTGAAGGCTCTGTGCGTGATGGTCTTTCCTTGCTTGATCAAGCAATTGTAACCAATAATGGTGAGGAAGTTACAGCTAAAAAAGTTAGGCAAATGCTTGGGCTTTCTGATAAAGATAATATCTTTTCTTTAGTTGAAAATTTGTTAGAAGGCAATTTTGAAGCCTCTCTTGAATTATCACAAAAAATTTATGATGAAGGTGCTGATGCGAATGTTATCATCAAAGATATGCTAGAGGTTACGCATAAATTAATGATGTATAAAGCAAGCCCTGCCCTGCTAAACCCTAAATTAATTAGTGAAGTAGAAATTACAAAAGCAAAACAAATTTTACAAAAAAACTCCCTGCCGAAATTAGGCAGAATGTGGCAGGTTATTAATAAGGCAATTGAAGAATCTAATTATTGCCCTAGCCCTTTAATGGCGTTGGAAATGTCTGTAGTTAGGTGTTGTTATACAGCAAAATTGCCAACTCCAGAAGAAATTATCTCAGGTAAAGCAAGCATAAATTTTGCGACTAAAGAAGAAATTATTACGCCAACTGAAGCAGTTCAAGAACAAGAAGAAGAAAATTTATTCGCTCAAAAAAAAAGCCTTCTGAACAGCTAG
- a CDS encoding GIY-YIG nuclease family protein: MEYFVYILSSKPNGTLYTGVTNNLSRRIWEHKEGLADSFTKKYGVKNLVYYEIYDNPLEAIVREKQIKNWKRIYKIKEIVKFNPEWKDLYYDL; encoded by the coding sequence ATGGAATATTTTGTCTATATTTTATCTTCAAAACCAAACGGCACGTTATATACAGGTGTTACTAATAATTTATCTAGAAGAATTTGGGAGCATAAAGAAGGTTTGGCAGATAGTTTTACAAAAAAATATGGCGTTAAAAATTTAGTATATTATGAAATTTATGATAATCCTTTAGAGGCAATAGTTAGAGAGAAACAAATTAAAAACTGGAAAAGAATTTACAAAATTAAAGAAATTGTAAAATTTAACCCAGAATGGAAAGATTTATACTATGATTTATAA
- a CDS encoding type II toxin-antitoxin system PemK/MazF family toxin, which yields MEKDYENWCKLKSKIDLHKKRPIFFEREIWWCNLGVNIGFEQDGKGKESARPILVCKKRNAKLLLVVPLSSKIKEDNPYYHKFTLNGVEQSAIIHQIKTIDSKRLLKKIARLSEKQFYEIIGKIKESL from the coding sequence ATGGAAAAGGACTATGAAAATTGGTGCAAACTAAAAAGTAAAATTGATTTACATAAAAAAAGGCCAATTTTCTTTGAGAGAGAAATTTGGTGGTGTAATTTGGGCGTTAATATTGGCTTTGAGCAAGATGGTAAGGGCAAAGAATCCGCAAGGCCTATTCTTGTATGCAAAAAGAGAAATGCAAAACTTCTTCTTGTGGTTCCACTAAGTAGTAAAATAAAAGAGGATAATCCCTATTACCATAAATTTACATTAAATGGAGTTGAGCAATCTGCTATAATTCATCAAATCAAAACCATTGATTCTAAAAGGCTTCTCAAAAAAATAGCAAGGTTGTCAGAAAAACAATTTTATGAAATTATTGGAAAAATTAAGGAAAGTCTGTAG
- a CDS encoding type IV secretion system protein: MKNIYQKIMSKNLFSITKIIFLCLFAVILSSCAASEGELSDEDLKKCTPFDEFFKLSQNASYKPIGIDVNGTRVGIISWLIDNIDDIVTDASREMFTAISEDDEYRAIIAICITLTIMFYAGSIMLGLAQLSPYSGFIFILKIVFVYNFAVNWDFFLFYVVETIEAFISDTVSLASKTFTGFDGFKEGDLGISVTRITIIGEMDKMLSILWDFRMFKVVLALAFTGITGAFWGLALLALIVMYLLAVLEIIKIYLLAFIGRYVLYALGPIFLTFLLFNQTKSLFNGWMKMLISFALQPVFLFIFVGLFMSVIASFMNSIYIEDLRDPVRLVQGGGPSGNALTIPANACVKYEVLEDTPFGKMNWWRICTQVSADVVDCKTDDWLKSAIDLDIWMLLASVIICYMMFSMTSWVVGVADSLAAGGMALSNTQLQGVPQIKSAITGGIGQGFKTMMQSAGKGNRTPTGGGGG, encoded by the coding sequence ATGAAAAATATTTATCAAAAAATAATGAGTAAAAATCTTTTTAGCATAACGAAGATTATTTTTCTGTGTTTATTCGCGGTAATTCTAAGTTCTTGTGCGGCAAGTGAGGGGGAGTTATCTGATGAAGATCTTAAAAAATGCACACCTTTTGATGAATTTTTCAAACTTAGCCAAAATGCTAGTTATAAGCCAATTGGCATTGATGTGAACGGCACTAGAGTTGGTATAATAAGTTGGCTCATAGATAATATAGATGATATCGTAACTGATGCTTCAAGAGAGATGTTCACCGCTATTTCTGAAGATGATGAATACCGCGCAATAATAGCAATATGTATCACGCTTACAATTATGTTTTATGCAGGCTCAATAATGCTCGGGCTTGCTCAATTATCGCCATATTCGGGCTTTATATTTATTCTAAAAATAGTTTTTGTTTATAATTTTGCAGTCAATTGGGATTTCTTTTTGTTTTATGTGGTTGAAACGATAGAGGCTTTTATTAGCGATACGGTATCGCTTGCTTCAAAGACATTTACTGGCTTTGATGGCTTTAAAGAGGGGGATCTCGGCATAAGTGTTACAAGAATAACCATTATCGGTGAGATGGATAAAATGCTTAGTATATTATGGGATTTTAGAATGTTCAAAGTTGTTCTTGCTCTTGCATTTACTGGTATTACGGGTGCATTTTGGGGTTTGGCATTACTTGCTCTAATTGTTATGTATTTACTTGCAGTTTTAGAGATTATAAAAATTTATCTTTTAGCTTTTATCGGCAGGTATGTTCTTTATGCATTAGGGCCTATATTCCTAACTTTCTTGCTATTTAACCAAACTAAATCCCTATTTAATGGTTGGATGAAAATGCTTATCAGCTTTGCATTACAGCCAGTATTTTTATTCATATTTGTTGGCTTGTTTATGTCTGTAATCGCAAGTTTTATGAATAGTATTTACATTGAAGATTTAAGAGACCCAGTTAGGCTCGTGCAGGGTGGTGGCCCATCTGGAAATGCATTAACAATTCCAGCTAATGCATGTGTAAAATATGAAGTGCTTGAAGATACCCCTTTTGGTAAAATGAATTGGTGGCGAATCTGCACGCAGGTTTCAGCTGATGTAGTTGATTGTAAAACTGACGATTGGCTAAAATCAGCAATTGATTTAGATATTTGGATGTTACTCGCAAGTGTGATTATCTGCTACATGATGTTCTCAATGACAAGTTGGGTAGTTGGCGTTGCTGATTCACTGGCGGCAGGTGGTATGGCACTTTCTAACACGCAATTACAGGGCGTTCCACAAATTAAGAGTGCAATCACTGGCGGAATAGGGCAGGGCTTTAAGACCATGATGCAGAGTGCCGGTAAAGGGAATAGAACGCCTACAGGCGGAGGAGGTGGTTAG
- a CDS encoding type IV secretion system protein, which translates to MLKGLKITIILFFIIFANFSNVEIANSLPFGNDGRVKGEAIGCNFYPGFVNKIVQCITNQTTYGLVTNALNRMHSFFVATGNSLVVIYIMSFAMKLSLQGVKELKKEVAIVALTAVGVITLNSTTSITKFMNFFIKGQEEFVNVTTTAMSTRRANETERGIRSSDFLCYQSQAGQKYNIWQRIDCVIGYILGVHPLVKYTEKHVSCDKKFDPTMGVDLTDPDLSSDEQKLNLTARPKIGCYDYSLFAGDKNPFADMASDPFSFMQDTGKVTDKFEVGVSFSFIVMIVLMLFSEDFGIILMVTGLFIVIILIMAFGQAVLIYVTSLFTILVLGLFAPIVIPLFLFKTTNQIFTSWLQMFFSAMLTPGLMFAYLSFMILTLQYVLNYETTVNGEQVSIMTYHFGDKYINAKKDYKDAMTVTKNLSSEEQLNADNWRKVIEETIRTRVEIRDRDKNVETDMLRDESQFTKDAPRLIAEGRARNSGIWESMSGVFSRMSSMQSDKVRMPHLDFQNADEKIREMYSAKGLIELLQESQSFLSIQEIARFTELTTKLNDPEQWYKFVNESPAMKNFIEGKIAGWERQDYLDKTAYMQLIIVLFLTLSVTYSFMSNVQNFAARLSGAGLSPAEKMVNLYNMSVKRITASFKQ; encoded by the coding sequence ATGCTAAAGGGATTAAAAATAACTATCATTTTATTCTTTATAATATTTGCGAATTTTTCAAATGTTGAGATTGCAAATTCTTTGCCATTTGGAAATGACGGAAGGGTAAAAGGTGAGGCTATCGGCTGTAATTTTTACCCCGGTTTTGTAAACAAAATTGTTCAATGCATTACAAACCAAACCACTTACGGCCTTGTTACAAATGCACTAAACAGAATGCATAGTTTTTTTGTCGCAACTGGTAATTCTTTAGTAGTGATTTACATAATGTCTTTCGCAATGAAACTCAGTTTGCAAGGCGTTAAAGAGCTTAAGAAAGAAGTTGCGATAGTTGCACTAACCGCAGTTGGTGTAATTACGCTAAACAGCACAACAAGTATAACAAAATTTATGAATTTCTTTATTAAAGGGCAAGAGGAATTTGTAAATGTAACCACAACTGCAATGTCAACAAGGCGCGCTAATGAAACAGAAAGGGGCATTAGAAGCAGTGATTTTTTGTGTTATCAAAGTCAAGCAGGACAAAAATATAATATTTGGCAAAGGATTGATTGCGTAATTGGCTATATTCTAGGCGTTCACCCACTTGTAAAATACACAGAAAAGCATGTGTCTTGTGATAAAAAATTTGATCCAACAATGGGCGTGGATTTAACTGACCCTGATTTATCCTCCGATGAGCAAAAACTAAACCTAACAGCACGGCCAAAAATTGGTTGTTATGATTACAGCTTATTTGCTGGCGATAAAAACCCCTTTGCCGATATGGCATCTGACCCGTTTTCCTTTATGCAAGATACTGGAAAAGTAACTGATAAATTTGAAGTTGGTGTGTCGTTTTCATTTATCGTGATGATTGTTCTAATGCTATTTAGTGAAGATTTTGGGATAATTTTAATGGTTACAGGCTTATTTATTGTAATTATTCTAATAATGGCTTTTGGGCAGGCGGTTTTAATATATGTAACCTCATTATTTACAATTCTAGTTCTTGGACTTTTTGCACCTATAGTTATACCGCTTTTTTTATTCAAAACGACCAATCAGATATTCACATCTTGGCTTCAAATGTTCTTCTCAGCGATGCTAACCCCTGGGCTAATGTTTGCCTATTTAAGTTTTATGATTCTAACCTTGCAATATGTTCTTAACTACGAAACCACCGTTAATGGTGAGCAAGTTAGCATTATGACTTATCATTTTGGCGATAAATATATTAACGCTAAAAAAGATTATAAAGACGCCATGACAGTTACAAAGAATTTAAGCTCTGAGGAACAACTAAACGCAGATAATTGGCGAAAAGTTATTGAGGAAACCATCAGAACCCGTGTTGAAATTAGAGATAGAGATAAAAATGTTGAAACCGATATGTTGAGAGATGAATCTCAATTCACTAAAGATGCACCAAGGCTAATTGCAGAAGGAAGAGCAAGAAATTCAGGAATTTGGGAGAGTATGTCTGGCGTGTTTTCAAGAATGTCTTCAATGCAATCTGATAAAGTTAGAATGCCACATCTTGATTTCCAAAACGCAGATGAGAAAATTAGAGAAATGTATAGTGCAAAAGGTTTAATAGAGCTTCTTCAAGAATCCCAATCCTTCCTCAGCATTCAAGAAATAGCTAGATTTACCGAGCTTACAACCAAACTAAATGATCCTGAACAATGGTATAAATTTGTAAATGAATCACCCGCTATGAAAAATTTTATTGAAGGCAAGATTGCTGGTTGGGAAAGGCAGGATTACCTTGATAAAACCGCTTATATGCAATTAATTATTGTTCTATTTTTGACCCTTTCAGTAACTTATAGCTTTATGAGTAATGTGCAGAATTTTGCCGCAAGGCTTTCAGGCGCTGGGCTTTCACCAGCAGAGAAAATGGTCAATTTATATAATATGAGCGTTAAAAGAATTACAGCTTCTTTCAAACAATGA